A window of Phacochoerus africanus isolate WHEZ1 chromosome 11, ROS_Pafr_v1, whole genome shotgun sequence genomic DNA:
attcacaattgcccaggcaaaaaccacccaaatgtcaGAGAGAGATGCatagatgaacaaaatgtggtagatacacccaatggaatattagtcagccttgaaaaggaaggaaattcaggctcatggatggacctggaagacATCGTGCTGAGTGAAAAACACCAGCAACACAAGGACAACCACTATATGAGTCCTTTTATATGAGGGACCCTGATGggtcaaatccatagagacagaaagtagaatgtgaatgctgggggtgaggtggggatgggagggatgGTTTAGTAAGATGGAcggtagtgatggttgcacaccaATGTCAATGCACATAATGCCACTGATGTgtacactttattattattatttcgtcttgtctttttagggctgcacctgcagcatatggatgttcccagactaggggtctaatcggagctgtagctgccagcctacaccacagccacagcaacatgggatccaagccatgtctgcgacctacaccacagctcacaacaatgccagatccttaacccactgagtaaggccagggatcgaacccgcatcctcatggatactagtcgggttcattaaccactgagccgtgacaggaattcctacacttaaaaatggttcaagtgtaaattttatgttaggtaAATTttcccacaatttaaaaaaataattaaagaaagatAGGGAGGAGAGTGACCTCCTCTGGGACGCAGAGTCACCACCCCTCTCAGTTTTTCAGGGGATCTCAGGGAAACTTGACACCCCATATCTTTGGGACCCCCATCCTTTCCTCTGCATGCATCTCTGTTCTGCTATTCTGGTGGCCCTGTTGACCCCTGGGTTTTTGGGTTGTCCCTCTCTGTCCACGTGGGCCCAAGGACAGCCTTCCCCCGAGATGAGTCTCCCCTCTAGGCTGTCCCGGCCTGATCCACTAGCAGCCTTCCCTCTGTCGCAGTGGCCGGCATGAACCACCTGCGGGAGAATGGCATCGTCCACCGAGACATCAAGCCCGGGAACATCATGCgcctggtgggggaggaggggcagagcaTCTACAAGCTGACGGACTTCGGGGCCGCCCGGGAGCTGGACGATGATGAGAAGTTCGTCTCCGTCTACGGCACCGAGGAGTACCTGGTGAGTGGATGCAGACCCAACTGAGGGCCTCCCCCGAAGCTGGGTGCCCCTTGCCCTGTGACTCCCAGAGCCCCTCTGAGTGACTCTGTCCAGTCTCCCTTTGTCCAGCGGGAGAACCCTGACCAGAGCAGTTCATTCTGCTAAGGCCAAAAACGCAATGCTACGGCCTGCCCAGACCCCCTTCACAGGCCCCCTGCCCAGACCCCCTGACCAGACCCTCTGCCTAGGCTCTGCTGCCAAGGCCCCCGGCCCAGACTCTGTGCCCAGGACTCCCTGCCCAGGTCCACCTGCCCAGACCCCCCTGCCTAGGCCTCCCTTGTTAAGTCCTTGATCTGATCTTCATGGAGAATGGAGCACAGTTGGTCACCACCTTCctcagggcagaggctggggggcggcggggggcgggggagggggggaaatacGCTCTGGGTGAGCATGTGCCACACCTGCAAAGGAAATGCATTCTGGTTGTTCCATTTTCACCTCAGGCCCCTTCCCTTCCATGACTGCTCTCTTGCTCCCCCTCTGGCAGCACCCGGACATGTATGAGCAGGCAGTGCTTCGCAAGCCCCAGCAGAAGGCTTTCGGGGTGACGGTGGATCTCTGGAGTATTGGGGTGACCCTGTACCACGCAGCCACCGGCAGCCTGCCCTTCATCCCCTATGGAGGGCCCCGGCGCAACAAGGAGATCATGTACGGTGGGCTTCGGGGCCTTGGGTCCCTgctgtttcctattttttttttgtcttttgtcttttttgttgttgttgctatttcttgggccgctcccgcggcatatggaggttcccaggctagggcttgaatcggagctgtagccaccggcctacgccagagccatagcaacgtgggatccgagccgcgtctgcaacctacaccatagctcacggcaatgccagatccttaacccactgagcaagggcagggaccgaacccgccacctcatggttcctattcggattcgttaaccactgcgccacgacgggaactcctgtttcctatTCTGATTTCGACTCTATGGTCCTCGTGGTCCAGCCCCCATGAGAACTCCCTTTAGATCCTTGGTTCTCAGTGCCTCAAACAAGAAGCTGAGCCCTGCCCCCGGGCTGTTGGGAGTCCTTGTCTCAGTTCAGGGGTTCCCtagccccgccccaccccaccccctattTGTGGCTCACCCTATCTCAGCAGAGGCTCCCACagcctgcggggggggggggggggtgtcaaagGTGCAAGAACCCAACCTCCTGATCCCAAGTTCCAGATCCTTTACTGTGGCTGCTCCCGCTGCGGGCACCGCccaaagcaaaagagatttaagGTGGATTTCAGAAAGGTCAATGCCCCTTCAGCTCAGGGGTCaagctgagctgtggtggaacTGCAGTAGAttaggggaagaaggaggagactGGCTCAGTTGGAAGCTGGATTTTGAAGGGAGGGGCGGTGGGAATAGTGAGAGGGAGGGGAGGCCCTAGGGGCCAAGCACTGCGCAGGCGCACGTCTGGAGGCCTGGATGTGTGGTGAGGGATTAGGAAGTGGATGGAGACGAGAGCCTGTGGAGCCGAGAGCTGTGTGCCTAGCTGGGGAGTAGCAGGACTGCGAGCCAGGACTCCCGAATTCCATTTTCAGGCTGCCTCAGAGCGGGAGGAGCTGGGTGGCTGGCCCTCCAAGCTGAGTCCGTCCTCCCttggagtgggatgggctgggggtcctgctgacctggccctgcctccctcagGTACCGGATCACCTCGGAGAAGCCAGCCGGGGCCATCGCAGGCATCCAGAAGCGGGAGAACGGGCCCCTGGAGTGGAGTTACACCCTCCCCGTCACCTGCCAGCTGTCCACGTGCGTGGGACCCTGTGGGAGGGACAGACACAGAGCTGCGTGTGGGCCAATGTCCTTTTCTCAGCTGAGGGGTCCCTGGGTGCGGTCGGCTTGGGCACACCACTCTGCCTTTCCCGCCTCGATTTCCCCGCCTGGATGCTGGAAGACCCTCCCAGctcttcctccccatcccaccctgcccacccccacggTCCTGGCTCTTTAGGATGTTCTCACGGAAGGACCCCCATCACCTGATCAAGGAAGACgaggctgggccctggccccTGATAGTCTCCATGTCTTGGGTGCAGGGGGCTGCAGAGCCAGCTGGTGCCCATCCTGGCCAACATCCTGGAGGTGGAGCAGGCCAAATGCTGGGGCTTCGACCAGTTCTTTGCGGAGACCAGTGACATCCTCCAGCGAGTCATCGTCCACGTCTTCTCCCTGCCCCAGGCCGTCCTGCACCATGTCTACGTCCACACACATAACACGTGAGCAGGCATCAGCCTCCTCTTCCCAAGCACAGGGGTGTGTCCTGGGTAGTGCTCTGTGGGGCATGGAGATATGGCAGCTTCTAGTTCTGATCTTTGTTTGGAAAAATATGAATTCTAGCACGTGAAACAGGCCTCCTTGCTGCTGGACTTGAGAAGTTCAACAAACTTTACAAAACTAATGTGCATAAATCtcctgaggggtgtgtgtgtgtatgtgtgtgtgcagtgcATTTTCCCAGTGTATTGTTCATAGAACACTTTATTTCTGGAACTAGGGACTAGGTGAGATTTAATGGGAGCATGACAGAGAAAGGTGcaaaggcagaggctggagctcTGTCCCCACTCTGTCTCCATAAGATACAAGCCTTTGTCTCCCCATCCTGCGTAAGAAAACATCACCAAGTCCCTTCCTCTGAAAAGCAGAGCCCAAGGTCTTAGCTGGGGTTTGGGTCCCCCTAATCCCGTATCCAGCCTCTgacctgccccccctcccccctggccaTTGTCTAGGATAGCCATCTTTCTGGAGGCTGTGTACGAGCAGACCAACGTGGCCCCCCAGCACCAGGAGTACCTCTTTGAGGGTCACCTCTGTGTCCTCGAGCCCAGCCTCTCAGCACAGCACATCGCCCACACGACAGCAAGCAGCCCCCTGACCCTGTTCAGCGTGGCCAGCGAGATCCCCAAGGGACTGGCATTCAGGGACCGTGAGTTGGACCCACCAGGCTGgatcttttctcctcctcccgtTCTCCTCAAGGGGCAGGGGTTTACAATATAGGATTTGTGGGTGTTTCTTTGGGTCCCCAGGGTGAGCAAGGCAGATCTGGGTTCTAGTTCTACACATGCCTCTGAAATGCTATGGGATTCAGACCTGTGACCCGACTTCCCTGCTTCACAGCATCCACGGATCTATGAAAgatactccaggagttcccgtcgtggcagagtggaaacaaatccgactgggaactatgaagttgcgggttcgatccctggcctcgctcagtgggttaagtatctggcattgccatgagctgtgatgtaggtcacagaggtggctcggatctggtgttgctgtggctgtggcataggccggcagctatagctctgattggacccctagcctgggaacctccatatgccacaggtgcagccctaaaaagacaaaagacaaaaaaaaaaaagagagagaaactccAGTGGAACAGGgagatgtggattttttttttctttttagggccacacccatggcatatggaggttcccaggctaggggtccaatcagagctgcatctgtgacctacaccacaactcacagcaacactggatccttaacccattgagcaaggccagggatccaacccgcgtcctcatggatgctagtcgggtttgttaaccgctaagccacggcgggaactccgagatgtGGATTTAATATGCTCTCCACAGTCCATGATTGGTGGGGAAACCTCTGATAGTTTGAGTTTGAGGCGGGAGCCCAGGCCGTTTGGAGAGAAGGGAAGGTGGTCAGGGGTCCAGAGCTTTGTCCTTCAAGTTCTAGCAAAAATGTCACTCCTTCTCATTTGAATAATGTCAATTTCTGCCTCCTGCTCAGTACCTACAAGGCTGGAAGGGGCATTAACCTTGAAACCCCCAGGCGAGAGGGGTAGTTTGGGCCCCTTTCCTGCTGTTGAGATGGGGCCTTGGGCATGAGGCTGTAGTTCTCCAAGGTGAACACAAGGGGGCAGTGAGGGAGCGCAATTGTAAAGAAGCACAGTAAGTGCATTGAAGGCTTGGAAAGTGGGGGTTTCAGGCCAGTCCGGAAGCTTGAGGTGGAAGATAGGTGGTGATGGCTGAGTGTGAGCTGAGAATAGGAAAGATGAGCTAGACCTTATCTAGGGCCGGATAGGCAGCCCCCTCAGACTGGGTCTTTATCTGCAGCTGCTCTGGACATCCCCAAGTTCGTCCCCAAAGTGGACCTGCAGGCAGATTACAACACAGCCAAGGTGAGGGGTGGCCCCCAGGCGGCAGAGAGGGGAGTTCACACAGAGGAAGGGGGTGCAGGACCTGACCCTGCCCTCCTGCATGTCTCAGGGTGTGCTGGGCGCTGGCTACCAGGCCCTGCGGCTGGCACGGGCCCTGTTGGCTGGGCAGGAGCTGATGCTTCGGGGGCTACACTGGTTTGTGTGAGTACCCTGAGGGCTGGGtggagagggggaggcagaggaaagcCGGACCTCATCCACGCTGCCCTGGGGCTGTGGCCACGGGCATGGGTGCCCTGGGTCCCCTGGAAGAAGGTGGGTCTGACTTGGGCTCCCCTCGGCAGGGAGATACTCCAGGCCACGTGCAAGCGGACGCTGGAGGTCACGAGAATGGCCCTCCTCTTCCTCAGCAGCAGCCTGGGCAACGAGAGGTGGGTGTCCTGCCCAGGGCGGGGGCTGCAGGGATGGGGCCCGCTCAGACCCCTCGGTCCTTCTCTCTGTCTGTTCCTCTCCCCTAGTCTTCCCAAACCATGCATCTTGCCTCCACCCACTTCTTTGCCACGCTGGGAGAGAGGGGGTGCTCCCATCCTGACCCTcacccgccccccacctccccctggtCCTTCACCTCGGGGGGGACAGGCCTGTGGGGGCACTGCCCCTCTGGGTACTGGGGTAGCCTCCCTGCTCCAGGAAGGGGCCTCTGTCTTATGAGACCCCTCTCTGAAGATTTAGATGGCTCACCTGCCCCAGACCCTAAAGCACTCGCACCCACACGTGGTGCCCTGGACTTGACAGGAGGGAGATCTGGGTGGTCTcacctccaccctcctcctcctgcttcctcgAGGCCTTCAACTGTCCTCACCTCTTTAGGATTCCCTGCTCCAGTCCTCGGAACTCCACAACCTCCATTCCTCTGACCTGGGCTAATTAGGGGTGATGGGTTGGAAAAAGGGagaaactgggggagttccccttgtggctcaatgggttaaggatctggtattgccatggctgtggtgtaggtcacagatgcgcttcagtttgacccctggcctgtgaacttccatatgctgcaggttgggcataaaaagaaaaaaaaaaaaatcctaccaccCAGAGGTGGGTTGTCACTCTTTAATAGTATATATCCTCCTGGATCGTTTTCTGCTATACGAATGTGTTAGCCAACATGACATATTCTTGGACTTTCTGAGCTCTGCCCTTTCCATGTCAGAACCTTTTCATCCCATCTGTAGGACCCATCCATATTCGAATTTCCTTAGTGACTCTCCACATGTTTTTTCCTAGCTGGCTTCATCCAAACCAGGATCCAATCCCAGACCACACTTGGTGTCTGGCTGTGGTGTCCTCATGTCTGTTTTCATCCTTCTCCCGAGGTCCAGCAGTGTGGCTGGGGTACAGGAGATCCAGGAACTGAAGAGGGCGGCAGAGATGAGGTCCCAGCTACGGACTGTGAGTGAGGCTGGGGTTGGTGGCGGGCTGTCAGGAGCAGAGCTGaggcgcgggggtggggggggtgggcagtgatCCAGCCAGGCCTCCCATCAGAGCCTCGAGCTGAGGACCCCACGGGGGGCTGCCTTTGTGTCCCCCAGCTGGCTGAGGTCCTCTCCAGATGTTCCCACAACATCACAGAAACGCAGATGACCCTGAGCAACCTGAGCTCGGAGCTGATGAAGAACCGGGATCAGGTACATGAGGACAGAAGGTCTGTGGGATTTTCTTCTTGGCCGGGGTGGGCGGAGCATAGAGCGCAAAAGCCCCCAGTGGCCTTCTCGGGAATCAGCCTGCTTTCTCCCTGACCTTGGCAAGGATGCcgaggcctggggggtggggggggagcgtCCAGGAAGGTCCAAGACCTTCTCGTGGGACtggccagaaggagaaaaggttACGGGGTCCTGCCCCCATCTGGGAGTTAGAGAACTAATTACAAATATTAGCAGGTGCAGTAGTTCTAACTGAGTGATTTCGTTCCTTACCGTTCCTGAATCCTTGCTCTGTATCAGACCCTTGACTAGTTCCTCTTACTtctagctcatttaatcctcaaaacaataaTAACACAACTACTCTtaagctccttttctttttttaaatataatgtctgtttttatatatatatatttttattttttgtcttttgtctttttagggccacatctacagcatatggaggttcccaggctagggggtcacatcagagctgtagctgccggcctacgccagaggcacagcaacttgggatccaagccaggtacgtgacctacaccacagctcacggcaacgttgactccctaacctgctgagcgaggccggggattgaaaactgcgtcctcatggatactagtcgggttccttaaccactgagccacaatgggaactccttatgctctTTTTCTAGATGAGGAAGCTCACTCAGGGAGGTTAACTGGGCCCGAGACACAGCCAGTAAATGACAAATGACAGACACAGGGCTCCAAGGTCTGATCTGCCAATATCCAAAGCCTATGTGTTTGGGCTACTCCAGGGATTTACGGCCCTAAATCCCAGTCTTCTTTTAGCAAACATAAAGATTCTCACCCACCCCGCAGCTTGATGTGGGCAGAGCTGCTGCCTCCCTTCccgcttttttatttttatttttactttttggctttttgccttttctagggccgctccctcggcatatggaggttcccaggctaggggtccaattggagctgcagccaccggcctacaccagagccacatcgacgcgggatctgaaccacgtctgtgacctacaccacagctcacggcaacgccggatcattaacactctgagcaagggcagggaccgaacccgcaacttcatggttcctagtcggattcgttaaccaccgcaccatgacgggaactccctccctgcccaCTTTGACTGGGACGCAGTCACGCTCCTCAAACCTACCGCCTTTAGTGCTGGCCTGGAGCCACCAGCCCACGTTCTCAAGTCTGAAGCCAGAAAGCTCTGAACACCATAGGGCTTTTTCTTCACTGTTTTGGCTGCACAACCTGACCTAAACTGAAGTGTAACCCAGGTTTCTCTCCTGTTCTCTGAAGACCGAGGGCAGGTGTTGAAGGGGTACTTCACGACATGGGGTGTGTAGACACAGCTACCTCTCTCAAATCAGAAAACAGTTCTGAATTTGGAACACCTCAGGCCCgggccattttttatttttatttttatttattttggtaattACTCAGTGGATTTTATTACACTGATAggtgtacaacgatcatcacaacccaattttatagcatttccatcccaaacccccagcccatgcccctaccccccatcctgtctcctttggaaaccattaagtttttcaaagtctctgagtcagtatcttcCTGGGCCTTTTAGATAGAGACCGGATGTGGGGTCTTGTCCACCTTGGGTACCAGACAAACAGGGGCCCAGGATCCACAGAGGCCTGGGCACAAGAATCCAGCTCCAGAAATAGCTGAGATGGAGCCACGAGAAGGAGCTGTGGGGAGGAAGTGAAGCTAAAGCAGCCTGAGGATGAGGAAGACTCCCCACCTCCCGAGCATCTTCAACCGAGTGTCTGAATCCtgaaaaggggaaggaagaaataataatgacCTTAAACCCCAGGCCAGGAGGGTTGGGAGGTCGTCTCCCGAATTCCCCTGCCTATAGGCAGGACCAAGAACCTCAATTcattcttgtttgtttgtctttttagggctgcttcctgtggcatatggaagttctcaggctaggggtccaatcggagctacagctgcccctccgcctacaccatagccacagcccttggggtccaagccacgtctgcaacctacaccccagctcacagcaatgccggatccctgacccccaaagcaaggccagggattgaacctgcattctcatggatactaatcggttcgtttctgctgagccatgatgggaagtcttGTTCTAACCAAGAGTTGTTGACTCATGTTGTTCCTTCTATGTGCCGGGGTGTTGGGTGTCCTCAGAAAGCGTGACCTCTGCCCTTGCCGGGGGACAGAAGAGAAACTCCTGCTCCGTTCCCACGCGCAGCTGCCTTTGCCAGACTCCCCTGTTTCGGAGGCCAAGGCTTCTTCTGGGAGCCTATTCTCAAGCCCTCTTGTGGAGCAAAGGCCACACTCCTGTCGCCTGCCCTGCTTGGCTTCTTCTCTATCTCATCTCTTATTAAACACTGTGTGTgcgagagagaggagagagagagagaataaacatAGGAATGAGAGATGGCTCTCTAGCCCAAAGGTGCCTCACACAAGCTTAGAAACGAGTCACCCCACTCCCAGactggcccccagaactgtggCAAGGAGGCTC
This region includes:
- the IKBKE gene encoding inhibitor of nuclear factor kappa-B kinase subunit epsilon isoform X1, whose translation is MQSTVNYLWHTDDLLGQGATASVYKARNKKSGELVAVKVFNTASYLRPREVQVREFEVLRKLNHQNIIKLFAVEETGGSRQKVLVMEYCSSGSLLSVLESPENAFGLPENEFLVVLRCVVAGMNHLRENGIVHRDIKPGNIMRLVGEEGQSIYKLTDFGAARELDDDEKFVSVYGTEEYLHPDMYEQAVLRKPQQKAFGVTVDLWSIGVTLYHAATGSLPFIPYGGPRRNKEIMYRITSEKPAGAIAGIQKRENGPLEWSYTLPVTCQLSTGLQSQLVPILANILEVEQAKCWGFDQFFAETSDILQRVIVHVFSLPQAVLHHVYVHTHNTIAIFLEAVYEQTNVAPQHQEYLFEGHLCVLEPSLSAQHIAHTTASSPLTLFSVASEIPKGLAFRDPALDIPKFVPKVDLQADYNTAKGVLGAGYQALRLARALLAGQELMLRGLHWFVEILQATCKRTLEVTRMALLFLSSSLGNERSSSVAGVQEIQELKRAAEMRSQLRTLAEVLSRCSHNITETQMTLSNLSSELMKNRDQVHEDRSIQQIQCSLDKMCLIYKQFKKSRIRPGLGYNEEQIHKLDKMNFSHLAKRLLQVFQEERVQKYQASLVTHGKRMRLVHETRNHLRLVGCSVAACNTQAQGAQESLSQILDQLAHQLLQDRTRGAQASPPLMAPYPNPGLKDLVLHMQELCEEMKLLACDLQDNNRIIEGLNRVPAAPDI
- the IKBKE gene encoding inhibitor of nuclear factor kappa-B kinase subunit epsilon isoform X3 → MQSTVNYLWHTDDLLGQGATASVYKARNKKSGELVAVKVFNTASYLRPREVQVREFEVLRKLNHQNIIKLFAVEETGGSRQKVLVMEYCSSGSLLSVLESPENAFGLPENEFLVVLRCVVAGMNHLRENGIVHRDIKPGNIMRLVGEEGQSIYKLTDFGAARELDDDEKFVSVYGTEEYLHPDMYEQAVLRKPQQKAFGVTVDLWSIGVTLYHAATGSLPFIPYGGPRRNKEIMYRITSEKPAGAIAGIQKRENGPLEWSYTLPVTCQLSTGLQSQLVPILANILEVEQAKCWGFDQFFAETSDILQRVIVHVFSLPQAVLHHVYVHTHNTIAIFLEAVYEQTNVAPQHQEYLFEGHLCVLEPSLSAQHIAHTTASSPLTLFSVASEIPKGLAFRDPALDIPKFVPKVDLQADYNTAKGVLGAGYQALRLARALLAGQELMLRGLHWFVEILQATCKRTLEVTRMALLFLSSSLGNERSSSVAGVQEIQELKRAAEMRSQLRTLAEVLSRCSHNITETQMTLSNLSSELMKNRDQVHEDRSIQQIQCSLDKMCLIYKQFKKSRIRPGLGYNEEQIHKLDK
- the IKBKE gene encoding inhibitor of nuclear factor kappa-B kinase subunit epsilon isoform X2, giving the protein MQSTVNYLWHTDDLLGQGATASVYKARNKKSGELVAVKVFNTASYLRPREVQVREFEVLRKLNHQNIIKLFAVEETGGSRQKVLVMEYCSSGSLLSVLESPENAFGLPENEFLVVLRCVVAGMNHLRENGIVHRDIKPGNIMRLVGEEGQSIYKLTDFGAARELDDDEKFVSVYGTEEYLHPDMYEQAVLRKPQQKAFGVTVDLWSIGVTLYHAATGSLPFIPYGGPRRNKEIMYRITSEKPAGAIAGIQKRENGPLEWSYTLPVTCQLSTGLQSQLVPILANILEVEQAKCWGFDQFFAETSDILQRVIVHVFSLPQAVLHHVYVHTHNTIAIFLEAVYEQTNVAPQHQEYLFEGHLCVLEPSLSAQHIAHTTASSPLTLFSVASEIPKGLAFRDPALDIPKFVPKVDLQADYNTAKGVLGAGYQALRLARALLAGQELMLRGLHWFVEILQATCKRTLEVTRMALLFLSSSLGNESSVAGVQEIQELKRAAEMRSQLRTLAEVLSRCSHNITETQMTLSNLSSELMKNRDQVHEDRSIQQIQCSLDKMCLIYKQFKKSRIRPGLGYNEEQIHKLDKMNFSHLAKRLLQVFQEERVQKYQASLVTHGKRMRLVHETRNHLRLVGCSVAACNTQAQGAQESLSQILDQLAHQLLQDRTRGAQASPPLMAPYPNPGLKDLVLHMQELCEEMKLLACDLQDNNRIIEGLNRVPAAPDI